One part of the Haliotis asinina isolate JCU_RB_2024 chromosome 2, JCU_Hal_asi_v2, whole genome shotgun sequence genome encodes these proteins:
- the LOC137273636 gene encoding uncharacterized protein — translation MMIPRIFACILACNLIPSVDPFLLGGDPLNTRASYCRICDDNDPSNMCKMHRDDSRASTICTVNKGAPFCMNTITADGGGVKITKQCASRDTCHNLWWERTSQNSACSQTAVGSGRLATGTTCSMCCAGRHCNDDNWPTGLLQFPDTVVVVPQTTATTTVAPTTSTTPKPISTTPKTTSAATTKLTTRSVPFTPHHPVTTYHPHYHRSTHGVHHHTPLPSATVCMQCVEDPTKGLHCDPGSQHRVCGGTTPYCMTSYYSQGSSYRIEKSCADRSECYKLWWQQTSTNQECFRDDLLTSTGSRPSSCHYCCRAVGVSAYCNKLPALVPSHLVMFAALPTVPQTSLTTTPSTPTTTATTPSTPATTTTTPSTSATSSTSSTTKKSTSESTSTSHSTLTTAGTTSSTGKSQCQVCVDDGVTTCDVTDLADCPDDRPFCMNTLEVDGKGNRVVTKECVSDTVCYSDWWLQTRTQTVCMANLTNIPTTSHGLLCKWCCNDTSTGTTCNSNVKPDKLVQYDIPTTSPSTTTASTTTTTTTTPKLVNRCQVCVDDGVTTCDVTDFADCPDDRPFCMNTLEVDGKGNRVVTKECVSDTVCYSDWWLQTRTQTMCMANLTNIHASSHGLLCKWCCNDTSSGISCNSDVQPHSLVQYDITTTVPSTSTVPSTTTVPSTSTVPSTSTVPSTTTVPSTSTVPSTSTVPSTTTVPSTTTVPPTSTKTTTTQKLVKTRCQVCVDDGVTTCDVTDLADCPDDKPFCMNTLEVDVKGNKVVTKQCVSDTVCYSDWWIQTRTQTECMANLTNIHPSSHGLLCRWCCNNSSPATPCNENTTPSNLAQYDIITITAPTSPSTSATSSNSFNTTSAVPSTTVTSSNSFNTTSAVPSTTVTSSNSFNTTSAVPSTTVTSSNSFNTTSAVPSTTVTSSNSFNTTSTAPSTTMMSSNSFNTTSAVPSTTVTSRNSFNTTSAVPSTTVTSRNSFNTTSSVPSTAVTSRNSFNTTSSVPSTTATSTTSSVPSTTPPITSASTTPSPSSTIHEKSTSVTTSKTPKTSTTTNAPTSVTAANTSIANSSAKPTSSGKGPTTCWDCSNGCPFIQHPMTCASGYCLTTITDDIQYTRTIRKSCVDEATCYSKWWLQTSDTDLCLNMLDHTSAPSGASIICSFCCDSDNCNKGDFPPKSTLFDGKHSQFG, via the exons CTTGCAATTTGATCCCCTCGGTAGATCCCTTCTTACTAGGAGGCGACCCCTTGAACACCAGAG CATCGTATTGCCGCATATGTGACGACAATGACCCAAGCAACATGTGCAAGATGCATAGAGACGACAGCCGTGCATCCACGATCTGTACAGTTAATAAGGGGGCCCCTTTTTgtatgaatacaataacagcagaTGGAGGCGgtgtaaaaataacaaaaca ATGTGCCTCTAGAGATACCTGCCATAACCTTTGGTGGGAGAGAACGAGTCAAAATTCAGCCTGCAGCCAAACGGCTGTCGGATCTGGTCGCCTAGCAACAGGTACCACGTGCAGCATGTGTTGCGCGGGAAGACATTGTAATGATGACAACTGGCCAACAGGTCTGCTCCAGTTTCCTGACACTGTTGTCgtag TCCCTCAAACAACTGCTACAACGACAGTAGCGCCAACAACTTCAACAACACCAAAGCCAATATCTACAACACCGAAGACAACGTCAGCTGCAACAACAAAGCTGACAACAAGAAGTGTACCATTTACCCCGCATCATCCCGTGACGACGTACCACCCCCACTACCACCGGAGTACACATGGCGTACATCACCACACTCCACTTCCTAGCG CGACGGTGTGTATGCAGTGCGTGGAGGACCCCACCAAGGGCTTGCACTGTGACCCTGGAAGTCAGCACCGGGTCTGCGGGGGGACAACGCCCTACTGTATGACGTCATACTACAGTCAGGGTAGCTCGTACAGGATTGAAAAGAG CTGCGCAGACCGTAGTGAGTGCTATAAACTTTGGTGGCAACAAACATCCACAAACCAGGAGTGCTTCCGGGATGACCTTTTGACCTCTACCGGAAGTCGACCCTCTTCTTGTCACTATTGCTGCCGGGCAGTGGGCGTCAGCGCGTACTGCAACAAACTTCCGGCACTAGTACCCTCACATCTTGTCATGTTTGCTGCCCTGCCCACAG TACCACAAACCTCCCTGACAACAACACcttctacacctacaactaccgCAACAACACCTTCTACACCTGCAACTACGACAACAACACCTTCTACATCGGCAACGTCTTCTACAT CGAGTACGACCAAGAAGAGCACATCTGAATCCACATCGACTTCACATTCAACACTGACAACTGCTggaacaacatcatcaacag GAAAGAGCCAGTGTCAAGTATGTGTAGATGACGGAGTGACAacatgtgacgtcacagatTTAGCTGACTGCCCGGATGACAGACCCTTCTGTATGAACACGCTGGAGGTTGACGGGAAGGGGAACAGGGTTGTCACAAAAGA GTGTGTAAGTGACACGGTGTGTTACTCGGACTGGTGGCTCCAGACTCGAACCCAGACTGTGTGTATGGCCAACCTAACCAACATTCCCACCACTAGCCACGGGCTGCTCTGCAA GTGGTGCTGTAATGACACGTCAACGGGGACGACCTGCAACAGCAACGTAAAACCAGACAAACTCGTGCAGTACGACATCCCAACAACAT CGCCTTCTACAACCACggcatcaacaacaacaacaacaacgacaacaccGAAGTTGG TGAACCGGTGTCAGGTATGTGTGGATGACGGCGTGACGacatgtgacgtcacagatTTTGCTGACTGCCCGGATGACAGACCCTTCTGTATGAACACGCTGGAGGTTGACGGGAAGGGGAACAGGGTTGTCACAAAAGA GTGTGTAAGTGACACGGTGTGTTACTCGGACTGGTGGCTCCAGACTCGAACCCAGACTATGTGCATGGCCAACCTCACCAACATACACGCCAGTAGCCACGGGCTGCTTTGCAA aTGGTGCTGCAACGATACATCTTCCGGTATTTCCTGCAACAGTGACGTTCAACCACACAGCCTCGTACAGTACGACATCACCACGACAG TGCCCTCGACCTCTACTGTGCCATCAACGACTACAGTGCCTTCAACGTCTACAGTGCCTTCAACGTCTACAGTGCCATCAACGACTACAGTGCCTTCAACGTCTACAGTGCCATCAACGTCTACAGTGCCATCAACGACTACAGTGCCATCAACGACTACAGTACCACCAACATCTACGAAAACAACAACTACGCAAAAGCTAG TAAAGACCCGGTGTCAGGTATgtgtggatgacggcgtcacgacatgtgacgtcacagatTTGGCTGACTGCCCGGATGACAAGCCTTTTTGCATGAACACGCTGGAGGTTGATGTGAAGGGGAACAAGGTTGTCACTAAACA ATGCGTAAGTGACACTGTATGCTACTCCGACTGGTGGATCCAGACTCGAACCCAGACTGAGTGCATGGCCAACCTGACCAACATACACCCAAGTAGTCACGGGCTGCTGTGCAG ATGGTGTTGTAACAACTCGTCTCCGGCTACACCCTGTAacgagaacaccacaccatccaaCCTCGCTCAGTACGACATCATCACGATAACAG CTCCTACATCACCGTCTACTTCGGCGACATCCAGTAATTCCTTCAACACAACGTCTGCGGTACCGTCTACTACGGTGACGTCCAGTAATTCCTTCAACACAACGTCTGCGGTACCGTCTACTACGGTGACGTCCAGTAATTCCTTCAACACAACGTCTGCGGTACCGTCTACTACGGTGACGTCCAGTAATTCCTTCAACACAACGTCTGCGGTACCGTCTACTACTGTGACGTCCAGTAATTCCTTCAACACAACGTCTACGGCACCGTCTACTACTATGATGTCCAGTAATTCCTTCAACACAACGTCTGCGGTACCGTCTACTACGGTGACGTCTAGGAATTCCTTCAACACAACGTCTGCGGTACCGTCTACTACGGTGACGTCTAGGAATTCCTTCAACACAACGTCTTCGGTACCGTCTACTGCGGTGACGTCCAGGAATTCCTTCAACACAACGTCTTCGGTACCGTCTACTACCGCTACATCCACAACGTCTTCGGTACCGTCTACTACACCACCTATTACAAGTGCATCaacaacaccatcaccatcttCAACCATCCACGAAAAATCCACGAGTGTCACGACATCTAAAACGCCAAAAACGTCCACAACAACAAATGCTCCAACAAGTGTGACAGCAGCGAATACATCAATTGCAAACTCCTCGGCCAAGCCAACATCAAGTGGCAAAG GTCCTACCACGTGCTGGGACTGCAGCAATGGTTGTCCCTTCATTCAGCATCCCATGACGTGTGCATCCGGGTACTGTCTGACGACGATCACAGACGACATCCAGTATACCAGGACAATTAGGAAGAG cTGTGTTGACGAGGCCACCTGCTACAGCAAGTGGTGGCTGCAGACATCAGACACGGATCTGTGTCTGAACATGCTGGACCACACGTCTGCTCCATCTGGCGCCAGCATAATCTGCAGCTTTTGTTGCGACTCGGACAACTGCAACAAGGGCGACTTCCCACCTAAGAGTACACTGTTTGATGGGAAACACAGCCAATTTGGATAG